A single region of the Brassica rapa cultivar Chiifu-401-42 chromosome A03, CAAS_Brap_v3.01, whole genome shotgun sequence genome encodes:
- the LOC103855908 gene encoding polyadenylate-binding protein-interacting protein 5 has protein sequence MKPGGGAFALNPNAASYVPLSNRVDHADVEGFVFANPTTQEISFAGVQVSMPPEKSSEMAYKQIRDDDLDLEMDIDMDIEYLLVTFSGLSQESITDVYLANSGDLEATIEMLTQLEIYSDETQESLPETLDIGDHFESGPSTSKAAAHKKAATEVVASPAPVIPNATVSA, from the exons ATGAAGCCAGGAGGAGGAGCATTTGCATTGAATCCGAACGCAGCATCATATGTACCACTATCCAACAGAGTGGACCATGCTGATGTGGAAGGTTTCGTGTTTGCCAACCCCACCACACAAGAGATAAGTTTTGCAGGCGTCCAAGTGTCCATGCCGCCTGAGAAATCATCTGAGATGGCGTACAAGCAGATAAGGGACGATGATTTGGATTTGGAGATGGATATAGACATGGATATTGAGTACCTTCTGGTCACGTTCTCTGGTCTCTCACAAGAGTCTATCACTGATGTGTACCTGGCGAATAGCGGTGACCTTGAAGCAACCATTGAGATGCTGACTCAGCTTGAG ATATACAGCGATGAAACTCAAGAAAGTCTCCCAGAGACGCTGGACATTGGGGATCACTTTGAATCAGGCCCTTCAACCTCAAAAGCAGCAGCACATAAGAAGGCAGCTACTGAAGTCGTTGCATCACCTGCACCTGTTATCCCCAATGCAACTGTATCTGCCTGA
- the LOC103855910 gene encoding protein ANTI-SILENCING 1, with product MLSLRMEDAPRDEGLEFKWGKKRRVGGKKKDVQFYESFTFDGDEYSLYDSVLVGDASEQDSHELFVAKIIKIWEHTNKRAKNPRQVKLLWFFRPSEISPHLLEGVQDVLANELFLASGEGPGLANVNPLEAICGKCSVVCISKDKRNPQPTDEEIKSADFVFRRAFDVGSSRVVDTIDDKIAGVDVTFLFNRAGSKQEATNVQKIQEDMNGSLDSLKLNSLPACVSVPETEDNSIESSDCRERSYGGEEGKEKGLSKLAEERSVKDSSVQESSAHGKEHDACEASGFRGNDCDGSKAQGSEVKKQFTKEKSLPAEARSSDTCDASGSRVKHSDSEKPQANDVKKPLTKQKSVSGGERYSKESNGLDDRPQKKQKLDGCDTDAFKRPRDKVTGDEVPPEKPSLVKKHRDLGVSVSERRDAKTAKKPSFDGKLLQRAEDETLGDDYERGYQVIEVKQKPDAVNSKWFRPLPWEESMREAEKEERVVLLQNLDPTYTSDEVQDIVYSALSEQSTARMIERTSVTISHTGEALVIFNSRQAAERAIRRLDKGCLLLSSGRPLVAVFAKINPPGKLSSFYGHTKLQKTQMRRETRDRVSTSRGSQPNTLEYVMAMEWYLHRARSDHAFQTVIKRQLEVKKSLRINFKAKLP from the exons ATGCTTTCTTTGAGGATGGAAGATGCACCAAGAGATGAAGGCTTGGAATTCAAGTGGGGTAAAAAGAGAAGAGTCGGTGGAAAAAAGAAAGATGTCCAGTTCTATGAATCTTTCACCTTTGACGGTGATGAGTACTCTCTTTATGACTCTGTCTTAGTTGGCGATGCCAGTGAACAAGACTCTCATGAACTCTTTGTTGCCAAGATCATTAAAATTTGGGAACACACTAATAAGCGTGCTAAAAACCCAAGGCAAGTCAAGCTTCTCTGGTTCTTTAGACCTTCTGAGATTTCGCCGCATTTACTTGAAGGAGTCCAAGATGTGCTTGCAAATGAGCTGTTTTTGGCGTCTGGTGAAGGTCCTGGCCTCGCTAATGTCAACCCACTG GAAGCAATCTGTGGAAAATGCTCTGTTGTATGCATTTCAAAGGACAAAAGGAATCCACAACCCACAGATGAAGAAATCAAGTCTGCAGACTTTGTGTTTCGCCGAGCATTTGATGTTGGAAGCTCTAGAGTGGTGGATACTATAGATGATAAAATTGCTGGAGTTGACG TTACATTTCTCTTCAACAGAGCTGGTAGTAAGCAAGAAGCAACTAATGTACAGAAAATTCAAGAAGACATGAATGGGAGTCTAGATAGTTTGAAACTAAACAGTCTTCCAGCTTGTGTTTCAGTTCCGGAAACTGAAGACAACTCTATTGAATCTTCTGACTGTAGAGAAAGAAGTTATGGTGGCGAAGAAGGGAAAGAAAAAGGTCTCAGTAAACTTGCAGAAGAAAGGTCTGTCAAGGATTCTAGTGTGCAGGAAAGCTCAGCCCACGGTAAAGAACATGACGCTTGTGAAGCTTCTGGCTTTAGAGGAAATGATTGTGATGGCAGCAAGGCTCAAGGAAGTGAAGTTAAGAAACAATTTACCAAAGAAAAGTCTCTTCCTGCAGAAGCAAGATCTAGTGACACTTGTGATGCTTCTGGCTCCAGGGTAAAACATTCCGATTCCGAGAAACCTCAAGCAAATGACGTTAAAAAACCATTGACTAAACAAAAATCTGTGTCCGGTGGAGAAAGATACAGTAAAGAGTCAAACGGATTGGATGACAGGCCTCAAAAGAAACAGAAACTAGATGGTTGTGATACAGATGCGTTTAAGAGACCTAGAGACAAAGTGACCGGAGATGAAGTCCCTCCTGAGAAGCCCAGTTTGGTCAAGAAGCACCGAGATCTTGGTGTGTCAGTTTCTGAAAGAAGAGACGCAAAAACTGCAAAGAAACCCAGCTTTGATGGTAAGCTATTACAACGCGCTGAGGACGAGACGTTGGGAGATGATTATGAAAGAGGTTATCAAGTAATTGAAGTGAAACAAAAGCCGGATGCT GTAAACAGCAAATGGTTTCGACCTCTT CCTTGGGAAGAAAGTATGAGGGAAGcagagaaggaagagagagtGGTTCTCCTTCAAAACCTGGATCCTACTTACACATCTGATGAAGTGCAG GATATAGTCTATTCTGCTTTGAGTGAGCAATCTACAGCGAGGATGATAGAGCGTACATCAGTCACTATTTCTCATACTG GTGAAGCTTTGGTCATATTCAATTCAAGACAAGCTGCGGAAAGAGCGATTAGAAGACTAGATAAGGGATGCTTGTTGCTATCAAGTGGGAG GCCCCTTGTTGCTGTCTTTGCTAAGATAAATCCTCCAGGGAAGCTGTCATCATTCTACGGTCATACCAAACTACAGAAAACTCAAATGCGACGAGAGACG AGAGATCGAGTGTCTACATCGCGTGGCTCTCAGCCGAACACCCTTGAGTATGTAATGGCAATGGAATGGTACTTGCACCGAGCTAGATCTGACCATGCGTTTCAAACTGTTATTAAG CGGCAATTGGAGGTGAAAAAATCGCTGCGGATTAACTTCAAGGCTAAACTTCCTTAG